The genomic DNA AATACTAACAGAGCACCAGACCAAGAGCTAAAACATAGGCTTCACTTTCCATAGCAGATTATGTAAAACCTGCAGTTGTTTCACAGCACCCTTGAGTTTTAAGGGCTTTATACATTCAATGATTgcaaaaagccttttcctttaATTCTGGAGGGGGTGGTGACACTGACTTCAACCTTTTTGCTCCTCAGATTGACAAGCATGGTGAGGTTTGTTTGCATAAACAATAGCCAGGCACTCAGTTAACCAAATCAAACTTTATTCCAGTGAATTCCTATATCAACATATAAAGTTCTGAGCTGAACAACTGATACATGTGTACAGCTTAAGCAGCTCTGAATGGCAAAATTACTGCTTTACATAAACTTCAAAAGATAAACTCTCAAAATGCATGTCTGTTTTGGCCACCAGCTTCTTGCTGTAGGTTCAGTTTAAATATCCTGCTTCTCTTGAAGCTTCAACTTTTGTATTAAAAGCTGCAATcatcagctttaaaaaatgaaagcaaagacaaatCTAAGAAATAGATTGAAGTATTCCACTGCTGTGGAGTCAGTCCTCACCTTTTCATAACTACTGGAAACATATACAAATATACTATTTCTCTTGGGTAGACAACTTGGAAAAGAAGGGGAAGTTTAATACCTCTTTGAGGCTCACCCTTGTACctgaattatttaaacatttggCATAAATTCCTTTTAAAGTACTATGCACAGTATTACTGCCCCTAGTGTACCAGTCAGTCGAGCTAAATTGGTGCACCAGACAGTGCATAACTGCTTGTTCTCATGGATGTATGAAAGGGAGATGAACAGTTCCTGCTGCATGTGAAGGCTGGGTGAGGCAAAAGAGTGTGTGGAACACTAAAGAGGCTGTAACAGTGAAGCAGCCAGTTTAAGAGCACACTGGCTGTACTGCAAGAGGCAGTGGGGTATTGAGATGTTTTATCTACGcttaaggctttttttcctgtttctggggtCTGAAGTGGAAGCTGTAACATGCAAAATGGCTGTTCTTGCTGTGACTGTCAGTCACAAGTTGTGGTTGCTGTGACAAGTTGCTAATGGTTACACAGCTCTGATGATCTTGGTGGGTAAAAGAACTCTGCTAACCTTCAGTGACAGCTTGTCTGTGCCTTCCACAAGGGTGGGTTGTCATGGCACACAGACAACATCCCACTGTACAGCTCCAGGATTGTGCTGCTCTGAGCCCTGATTTGCCTTCTCCTAGGATAGGTAGTAGCTGCTGCTTAGAAGGCAGAGCATGCTTGTGTAGAGAACATCCTACTTCATCAAGAATAAAAGTAGCATCTAGAAACAGGTGTTACTGCATCATTTTGGTTAATACTGACCATATGATTAATGAAGTGACATGACCAAGCAGGCATGCCCTCCATCATGCCTGAAGGTGGTATGAACTATCCAGTCACATGAGCTTTTTCCACTCAGCTGAAGAGACACTTGGGCTggagtcctgctgcttgctgtaAGCGCACATGACACCACACAGACCATGGGGTGTCAGTTGTCTCTAAGAACTCAGCTCTGGCTTTCTGCTCCTCTTCAGCTTCCTGTTCTTCAAAGCCATGGACTTGTTCATGTCAAGGTGACCCAAACAGGAGCCTGCACAGTTACAGTTCTGTGCTCTGAGCCAGCAGCTATTTCCAGCAGTCTGCCTTACACTGTGTTTAGTTCAGTGGTGCTTACTATGCTCCAGCACTTGGAaggatttagaaaataataaaatgctgcTACCCACTTGTTGCAAACGCTGTATAGACTCTTTAAACCCAGTATTTATACACAGGTAAATCTCAGCTCTAAGTTATAAAGGTAGAGAGTGAACCCTTCCTACTTTTGTAAGCCCATTCACTAGGACAGAGTACACAAGTTAGATGCCAACTGCCATGACCTTGGAAAGTCACAGAGCAGAAGGGTGCTAGAGAAGGACAGGGGTCCAGCTGAGGGGTATGTGCAAGTCAGTCACACTCAGCAAGATGACACAGGACTAGTTATTTTGAGTGAGATGCTTGCCAGCAACAACCTGACAAGTTCACCACCACagcacagattttaaaacagtGCTTTGCTTTAAACAAATCACAGCCTACCGCTGGGTGTTAAATTAAACCCACAGGTCAATATAACTCCTTTTAGCACCACTGCAAGtcaggaaaacacatttatgACAATGTACCTAGTGCAGAATCTGCAAGATGGAAATAGTTCTGCTGGTCCAATTCAAGCAGCATGTACACATCTCTATAAAAATCACCTGAATTTAAAAGATTACAAATCCTAAACTGGAATTGAGTTCCTAAAATTAGGTAAATAATTTTACCCTGCTCAGACCATGATGTGATCTACAGGTTTTTgatcatttatttaaatgatcTTTAAATGAGCTTTTGTTCTCCATCTGCTAGAAGTTATCAGAAGTATCTACTTGTCGCATCATAAGTTTCCGGCTGTACTCATAGGCAAGGAACAGTGCTGCATTGGCCAGGAATGCTCGGATCATAGTTGGCTTTAGTCCAGAATACAAAGCAAGTACACCTGGAAATGAAATCAGAGCCAGTTAGtgatttattaaaatgcatatCTGTATCAACCACTCTGCTTTTGCCTTTGAAGGATcctgaaatgctgcttctgctcagaggggcacacacacacagagctgaaCCCTCTGGTGTAGCAGCGAACCACAGGGGCATGGGTATTGATATAGAAGGAATATCATGAGTTGTAACACGAGTTTAGCCATTTAGAAGCCTGTCTCAGGTATGACAGAGTCCTCAGAAGGCTACTTGAGTCACCTGAGGATACAGGTCACAGCAGCTGTGCTACAGCTGGCAAGGAGTGCCCCACAGCTGTGCCCTAAGTCAAGACTCCTGCTCTGATGAGTATCTGCCCTAGTAACAGGGCCATGATTTGCATCTGCTGCCATGTACCTTCTCACACCATCTTCTGAAGGGCCTGGTGCCAGCCTTTTCCAGAGATGAGACACAAAGATGCCCTAAGTTGCCAGGCTACATAGGACTGATTTATCTAACAGCCCGCAGCCAACCACCTATTAACTTCTAGAGGTAAAGAAAAATTCTGTACTGAACTTCACTGATTCCTTAAATTTTCACGTATAGGTTTGGTCATGGGTAATGGAGTTCCTTCCTTTATCTGCTTTTAATGCATACTGAGCTTTTGTTAGCTTTGAGTGAATTGTCTCCTGCACCAAGAGGCATGGCAGATGCAGAGGTCTCAATTTCTAGATTCCAAGACTACATGAAGCATCAATATTTCCATTTGTTAGAAACTGTGTTGGAGACAGACAATAACCCTATCGCTGGACTAGATTTCTGCATACTCACCTTCAGTTTTCACAATAGTTGCAAATGTTCCCATAAAGCCTGTCTGTTTTCCAGCCATGGAAAGAACCTGAATTCTAGATTTTACACAGTCCACAGGATACACAGCAATCCACAGACAGCTGCCTCCAAAACCTCCACTTAGTAGCAAAGGAATGGGACCTAAAGTTAAGAAATAAGCTTTTATACAAGCCACAAAATATTCAGCCACAAAAATATCACATAATTTCATCTACAGAAGTCAAAGAGAACAGACAGGAACCTGCTTATGACAGAAGAGCAGTTTTTGCTCCCCCACAAACCTTTCAGTTAATTTTAAGCCACTGGTAAGTTGCAAGTCTAACCAGAAGATCAAAGGTTATAAGGAATGTCTCTTAGATTATTTGCCATGCTAAAAAGTGTAACCTTGAACTCTGTTTTGACAGTATTAACTAAATTAACTGCACTCCTTTCACACTTGTAATCACTTTCCAATGCTAATTGTGAAATGGTTTAGAGTAACACCACATAGTGTCATCAATCACTCAGAGATTTATTTGGTACAGTGAAGTTACTTTGTGATGCGTCATTTTTCATGATGCAACCTCATTTTGTGTTTCACAGATGTTCATAAACATTTTGCAACAAAGACAAGAATGCATGCAGCTGAAATTCTAACTCCCAGCAAGACAAAGTATGATTGTGCAGTCTTTCAACAGGAGACGAGCAATCTTTATTCTGGCAcctcctcatttttttcatgtctaaTTTTCAATCCCAGTGTTCTCTTACTACCGTTGTAATGACAACTAATGGTCAGCACACATTTCAGCATACACTTAAACATACAGTTCAAGAGAATACAGCTAAAGACATCAAAATGGCTCTAAACAGCCACCAAAATTAAATTGTTCAGAGCCACATTACACTGTAGAGCCAGATTTGTAAGTAGTTTTGTAGTATTACTGTTTGCTCACTGTATTTATTCTCCATCTACAATACATCCTGCTCCATTGGAAAGTGGTTGCTTCAATAATTCATTACTATATATGCACACAAAATGCAGAACTCCATATTTTCTATGTGCAGTTtccttaattttaaatgtattttacagcTGCTGTGCATTATTAGTATATCTTCCTCCTTTATGTCCCCCACAACAGCATGCTAGAATCCACCTGGAAAAAGGGGCACCGTACCTAATTCTTCCTTTGGTCTCCCAGAGGCAAAGAACGTCCGGCTCAGTTCATATCCtccaaagaagaagaaatagccTGGGACTTCTCGCAACAAAGTGCTTGGCAGGCCACGATAAAATCCAAGGGGACCATCCCTTTGAATAATACCCCTCACTACTGACCAAACTGTACTGATAGAGAGGTTGATCCAGTTAGTGATGCTTGATAATAAGGTTACAGAACAATAAGCAACTGCAGCTACAATTAAGGGTTAGATCCATTGTGTAGACCAGAGGACTCAAATAAGAGTTAGAAAAAGATCCTGCCAGGAGCCCTTTACTGGCACCCAGCCTTACTAGTGTCTgaagcaagttcagagaagggcaacaaggctggtgaggggcctggagcacaagtctgatgaggggcggctgagggaactgatgttgttcagcctggacaaaaggaggctgaggggagacctgatcgctgtctacaactacctgaaaggaggttgtagcatggagggtgttggtctcttctcccaagtaacaagtgacaggagaagagaaaatggcctcaagttgcaccaggggaggtttagattggatattaggaaaaaattattcccggAAAGGggtgtcaggcactggaacaggctgcccagggaagtgctggagtcaccatccctggtggtatttaaaagacatgtagatgaggttcttagggacatggtttagaggtggataTGGCAGcgctaggttaatggttggacttgatgatcttaaaggtcttttccaacaaaaatgatagaatcattgaataattttggttggaagagacccttaagatcaagtccaaccataatcgAACACTAGCAGTAAACTATGTCCCTGTGAcaaaaaattattccatgattctataatcTCCAGGCTGCAACCCTCCCAGTCGCAACTTGTCTCTGGTTAACAGCGCACTACAAGTATGACTCTGAGCCAACAAAGAATTATTATAAAAGCAATAAACACACATAAAAGGGTTTTGGAGATACTGGGCAAGGTGTATACTTACTTTTGTCCCTGGACTATCTTTCCTGACAACTGCATTTCATGCATGGCCTGCAGCCGGCACTtcaccagctctgttgggcacaGGACAAGGGCGGCAAAGCCAGAGGCGAAGGAGCCTGCAGCAGCGTTCTGCAGATCGCTGCAAAAGAGAAACTGCAGAAGGTATTTGGGCACTGACCTTCAGTGCAGTGGAGCCACTGCACCAGCAATCAGCTTCCTGAACATGTACTCCAAATATCAAGAAAAACTGACAGCCTTGGGGGAAAGAATCTCAAAGGAAAAGGGCAGTTACTTGAACTAGGGAGATGAAGAACCTCGGTCATCCCATCTTCATATACAACTCAAATACATCCTTCTCACACCTGAGAAGGTATATCACAATCTTTACCCTTCTTTGCAATACTTCAGTGATTGCAGCAGAATAGACACTATCGAATCTTCCTTTTCTTGGCTTTTATAAAAATTTCTGTAAATTTGTTTTACTGGACAACTTTTGGGTACTAGTTACTTCCTCAAAGAGAATAGGAGCAATAATCACCTCATACACATGGCCAATGTTCTCAAGGTCACCTTACCAGTACTAATACCGGTTTTCAGTAGAAGACGCTAGAAATCTGAAACCAAGGCACAATGGACCACTATGATCTTTCTATGGATGTGCTGCCATGAATGCAACCATGTGAGTCTGAGAGAGCGCAGACAAATGTAAACCACACCACCGAACGGGATGGCGCTGTATTCCAGAAATGGGACTTACTTTGCAGTGGTATTACACACATCGCAAAATCTGGCTGCTAAACTGCCAGGGTTCAAAAGGCTGGTACTCCAGGATTGTGCTGCTTTATGATACACTTTAAACAGGCTCCTACAGACACTGTGTGTTGGACAGGAGCTGCACAATAGCAGAGACCAAGTGGagcttctctcttctttcagaGCCCAGGGAATCAGCACAGCAGAGACTGACTTCACCGCTGCACAGAAATTCTCTCCATACAAGGGAGATGTTCGCCCTGTGCCCAGCAGTTTTATTCATCTATAGTGTCAGAGATTAAAGCTACAACTTTTTCTCTTACAGAAGCATCACGGAATTTAAGTTGTGACATGAAGCAAAACTTGTGACAGTCAGATATGGCACTGACAAGAACTCTCAAAGTGGAAGAACTCAGTAATTGGCTGCAGAGCACCAACTGAATAATATGCAGTAAATAAATGGCAACATTGGTTGCACGGCCCTCTTGCAGCACACAAAGCTTGGCATCACAGGCATCTGAGATGCAACCCAATAGAGCTCAAGACAGAGCAAGGCAGagttaaaaaatacagtatgcAGCTGTAGTCATTAAGCAATGAGCTAGAGCAAAGCAATAAGGTTACGCATTAGGATAAAAAAATGTGGAAGAGGTACGTTAAAACTATGCACTGAAGGGTGCACAGGATCCTTTCTCCttcaagggagaaaaaacacagatgCTACCAGACTTGAAAAGAATTCTGACACATAAATAAAGTGCAGAAGTGATAAGCCTTGAATCCTGTGCAAGTTCCCTCTTAACTCAAAATGCCTAATTCAGTATTTATTCCAGGTGGGAAAGTTTTGATCACACAGCACAGGAGCAAGAATGTTCTACTCTTACACCACTGCTACTTCTATAAAAGGCATTTatcttgtttttcaaagaaaataacctgCTGAAGATGTCTAGTCACGTACTGAGAAAGTCAAACTGAGGTGAACAAGGATAACAGTTCTCTCAGTTTAGACTTTGGCACAGAATGAAATCAGTTTGCTTGGACTAAATGGGCATTTAAAGGCAAATGGAATTTAgcacttctgtttccatttggTTGTCTCGGTTTAGACTTTAGCATGGAATGAAATCAGTTTGGTTGGACTAAACGGATGTTAAAAGATAAATGGAAGTTAGCAGTCCTCTCATCAGTGGCATGTATTCCTTTAACTGGAAAAAGTGTTGGTTTTTAACTGTCCTTGTAACTGTTTTGCAAGGCTTCACACAATAACCAAGGTATCCCTAGATCCAGGCAGGCTAGGCGAGTTTATTTCCAAGCCATTTAAAAGCATTACTGAAGAGGTAACTTAAAGcaaacccaaactattataGTTGGTTTTAAGAAATCTCAAAGgctataaaataatgaaaaagtgaCAAGCAATTGCTTATATATGGGTAAGAAAAATGGCCAGGTTCACCCCGGTTTGCAACttcacacattttcttcttcaggctAAGACAGTGTGACAGTTTTTAAACAGCAGAGGCAATGAAGGTCATGAGAGTTCTTTATTTGTCATGTCCGGATGCTAGCCACCCCACCAgggtttcttcccttccctataGCACACTACAAAGGCTTCTTGACTCTTCTGCAACAAAAAATGGGTGGAGATGTCCTGTACGGACCACGTGTACTCAGGGCACCACTGCGGACCATGTCAATACAATTCCCTCATACATGCACCTCATAAGATGCCACCACAATGATCCAGATGAAGGACCAAGGGAGCAGCACCAAGGGAGAAATCTTTCAGCTGAGCTGAAACCCTTTAGTGTTTTGTCCTAGCACAGCCATGGAGTCACACTATTTGCTCTTCAATCAGCAATTAATGCAACAGCCATCCTTGATCTGAAAAGTACCAGTACCTGACCAAGGAAAGAAGGGCAAGATGTCAGAGGCACTTGCTATTGTTACACATTCAAATTACATTTCCATTCTGTATCCTGCTCCAAAGATATGGAGTAGTACATCTACATATACGGTTGGAAATTTTCCTGTGCTACCTCCCCTATATACACCCTAAACATGACGTCTCAGTCACATGAAGAGATGATCCTAAGACCTCTGCAAGTCTGTGATCTACCTCCACGAAGGATCACAAAAGAGGGTTAAGAAGCCAAGCATGCTGTTGGTAGACCTACCTCCTACATTTTAGAGGATACAAAAACTGTACACTGTCTGTACACTAAGCAAGCAGAAAATCCCTGATCtgagaaagcaataaaaaaaggtgaaaacaaTTCTATCTCAACTGAGAGGTCTCAACTGCcagaaaacagtgaaagaaaatgcaagtagAGAGCAATTAATTAAGTTTCTTAATCATTTCATATTGCTTCATAGCAGGCCTCAGTCTTAAGATACAGCACATTTTACCATGTGACAGGAGAACATCTCACATAATACCACTTTTAGATACTTGTCTTGCACTTAGGTAGCTGCCCTTGTCATGTCAGATCTCAAATGCAGACTTAGGGCCTCCTCAGCTACTTCCACTTGGAGACAGACATGAGAGAGGCAGAACAAAGCTATTAAGAAAAGGCTGAGTGTGGTTAACCTCGCCATTACTCTTTGAATCAATGGAGTTAGGACAGTAGGAGAAATCTTTTACACACTGTGGGGCAGCACAAGGATAGAGAAGGTGCAGCTACTCTCAGTGCTGCAAAGAAGACATACCTTGAGAAACGTGTGTAACAGTAAGGCACACCGAGACTGACGGACCACTGACAACTCTAAAGTGATGCACCTGGAGAAAAGCCATCCTAGCTAGAAAGAGATTATGATCATTATACCGGTGCACAAGTCCCTGACTTGTTGACACCCTGGATATTCTGCACCACTCTGGTCTCGTGAGCTCACACCCTGAAGCATTAGAATTACAAGAACAAGGCGACAAGGACAGTTAAAGGAACAGCTCCCAAGTGCTCACTGACTAGCAGGGAAAGGATCCTTCCACCTAGGACAGGGTTCATGTGGCAAAAAGGGCTATGGAGCAATGGAAAGAGGTCTACAAAATCCCAAGTGGCACAGACACAGTGGCTAAGGACCAACCGTCTCTTCCAGTTACAGAATTAATGATTATCACCTGCAGAACTCCCCGCCAAGTGTACCACAGATGCAAGGAACTTAACAGGAATGTAAGGAGAGACTGGGCAAGTGCTTCGATGGACATCCAAAGTCACTGACTGGATCACACCAGGTTCAAGAAATCCTCTGAATAACCAACCCGGCCTGGCAGAGGACTCTGAGTAAATATTAAAACACTTCCTCTCTTTCTCATTCCTTAGGCAACCACTTATTGACAGTACTGTAGATAAAACAGTGCACAAAAACATACCCTTGGTCTAACCACCACCACTCTCACGCTTTTCAAccttaaataaatacattttaaaagaaagacaatATTAGAAAAGTGTCCTTTCCCCTTAGTATGCCTACTTGTAAGAGGAACCATTACCTCCTTGGCAAAAATCAGAACCACCTAGAGATTAAGGGACTACTGACTCTCAGGTGTTGCAATGCTCATTCCCTTTGGTAAGATGTTCCAGGTCATAAATGTTCCAATTAAGTTGTGATTATCTAAACCAGCCAGCTGCAGTGACAAGTAGATGGCTCTGTTGTAGTTAGACACCATATCCTAGCACAAAGATCTATATTCCAAAAGTGACTACACCGCATACTGGCAGAGTGGGGCCTGGGACATCAGTTGCACCCTGACAACAAAGTATTTGCAAGTAGCAGTTacattactttttatttattttaaaataggaaacagATTTCTATTACTAACCTGAGCCTTGTTTTCCTGTCTACTCCAACAATTTTTCTCACAAGTTGTTGGCAAAATCCATAGCACATGAACAGAACGGAGTTCTCTGCAATGTTGGCTACAAGCGCTGGTGTCGTTCCCTTGTAGAAGCCTCGAAACCCCGCTTGCTTATAGATTTTCACAGAACAGTCAACGATTCCTTTGTACATGTCAGGGAACGTCTGCATCTTCACCTTTACGGTGTCCAAGGGCTGGCCAGCCAGCACGCATGCTGTCCCACCTAAGTAAGCAGTGGAAGTTAAGAGGGTGGCTGAAGGTTATCACAACTGCAATGCCTATACACAAACAGCAGTATTGGGAAAAAAtcatgcagaaagcaaagattAATGAATTATCCACAGGAAAAGACAACTGCACTGATTTTAGCAGACTGGCATCAATTGTCAGTGGCAAATTTAGTTaccttaacaaaaaaaataatgcacGAGAGCAGTAACAGCTTGATTCTcattaaacatttctttaccTTACTAAAAGCATCTAAATGAATCGGTTCACTTGCACAAACAGGTGCTGAATTAGAGGTATTGTTCTGCAATCAAGTCACTTGTGTTAATGACTTAAGCAACACTTTCCCTTGCTCGTTAGTACAGTGGTTCAGAAGCCATCTGATTTT from Caloenas nicobarica isolate bCalNic1 chromosome 1, bCalNic1.hap1, whole genome shotgun sequence includes the following:
- the SLC25A15 gene encoding mitochondrial ornithine transporter 1, translating into MRINSALQAAIDLTAGAAGGTACVLAGQPLDTVKVKMQTFPDMYKGIVDCSVKIYKQAGFRGFYKGTTPALVANIAENSVLFMCYGFCQQLVRKIVGVDRKTRLSDLQNAAAGSFASGFAALVLCPTELVKCRLQAMHEMQLSGKIVQGQNTVWSVVRGIIQRDGPLGFYRGLPSTLLREVPGYFFFFGGYELSRTFFASGRPKEELGPIPLLLSGGFGGSCLWIAVYPVDCVKSRIQVLSMAGKQTGFMGTFATIVKTEGVLALYSGLKPTMIRAFLANAALFLAYEYSRKLMMRQVDTSDNF